A region of Subtercola boreus DNA encodes the following proteins:
- a CDS encoding alpha/beta hydrolase family protein, with amino-acid sequence MSGQRITYGDDPDQFGEWWMPGGSGASGSATASRGDAPAASGARPVGTAMLLHGGYYRSRRNLDLMDPMAADLAARGWAVWNVEYRRPDAHDWDSTVADVRAALAALARIPSFAPDVPLIAIGHSAGGQLALQLAEHTAADAAAAAAASTPIPPIALAVSLAGVVDLPGAYARNSSDGAIGMALGGSPADQPERYADASPSLFERRHTEWLLVQGTDDVDDFALPNRDLAANGRVGHPELLELPGDHFAVIDPSAPIWHATLVRITELLP; translated from the coding sequence ATGAGCGGCCAACGGATCACATACGGTGACGACCCCGACCAGTTCGGCGAGTGGTGGATGCCCGGCGGCAGTGGTGCGAGTGGCTCCGCCACCGCTTCGCGCGGAGACGCTCCGGCCGCTTCGGGTGCGCGGCCGGTCGGCACCGCCATGCTGCTGCACGGGGGGTACTACCGTTCCCGGCGCAACCTCGACCTGATGGATCCGATGGCCGCCGACCTCGCGGCTCGCGGCTGGGCGGTGTGGAACGTCGAGTACCGGCGACCGGATGCCCACGACTGGGATTCCACGGTGGCCGACGTGCGTGCTGCCCTCGCAGCTCTCGCCCGCATTCCGTCGTTCGCCCCCGACGTGCCGCTCATCGCGATCGGCCACTCGGCCGGGGGGCAGCTCGCCCTACAGCTCGCGGAGCACACAGCAGCAGACGCCGCGGCTGCCGCCGCAGCATCCACGCCCATCCCACCCATCGCGCTGGCCGTGTCGCTCGCCGGAGTCGTCGACCTGCCCGGCGCCTACGCCCGCAACTCGAGCGACGGTGCCATCGGGATGGCTCTCGGCGGTTCCCCAGCCGATCAGCCGGAGCGGTACGCCGACGCCTCGCCGAGCCTGTTCGAGCGCCGCCACACCGAATGGCTGCTCGTGCAGGGCACCGACGACGTCGACGACTTCGCCCTGCCGAACCGCGATCTCGCCGCGAATGGGCGGGTCGGGCATCCGGAGCTCCTCGAACTGCCCGGGGACCACTTCGCCGTCATCGACCCGTCCGCCCCGATCTGGCACGCAACCCTGGTCCGCATCACCGAACTGCTGCCGTAG
- a CDS encoding VOC family protein — translation MTLSNSVAASDADILAAATGMGPVTLRVGDLDAMIRYYRDGVTLDVLSADGDVAVLGRGTTPVLILQHAPELRSPEPRAAGLYHTAILFESREALAAAIYSVATFAPGSFTGSADHKVSIAFYFTDPEGNGVELYWDRARTEWSWVHGSIEMATLYVDPNAFLEQYLTPETVENPRLGGASVGHVHLSVGDVASAKEFYVRRLGFESTFEVPGSALFVSAGKYHHHMAMNTWESAGAGPRRLALGLAQVDIVVPTHDDLGALEERLGHYRTPFRNDGLSLAVDDPWGSLVKVSAAS, via the coding sequence ATGACTCTCTCGAACAGCGTTGCGGCTTCGGACGCCGACATCCTGGCCGCCGCGACCGGCATGGGCCCCGTGACCCTGCGGGTCGGCGACCTCGACGCCATGATCCGCTACTACCGCGACGGCGTGACGCTCGACGTGCTGAGCGCCGACGGCGACGTCGCGGTACTCGGGCGCGGAACGACGCCCGTGCTGATCCTCCAGCACGCGCCCGAACTGAGGTCGCCGGAGCCCCGGGCTGCGGGGCTGTACCACACGGCCATCCTGTTCGAGAGCCGGGAGGCCCTCGCCGCGGCCATCTACTCGGTGGCGACGTTCGCGCCCGGGAGCTTCACCGGCAGCGCCGACCACAAGGTCAGCATCGCCTTCTACTTCACCGACCCGGAGGGCAACGGCGTCGAACTCTACTGGGACCGCGCCCGCACCGAGTGGAGCTGGGTGCACGGGAGCATCGAGATGGCAACGCTCTACGTCGACCCGAACGCGTTCCTCGAGCAGTACCTCACGCCGGAGACGGTCGAGAACCCGCGACTCGGTGGGGCCTCCGTGGGGCACGTGCACCTCTCGGTGGGCGATGTCGCCTCGGCGAAGGAGTTCTACGTCAGGCGACTGGGCTTCGAGTCGACCTTCGAGGTTCCGGGCAGCGCGCTGTTCGTCTCGGCGGGCAAGTACCACCACCACATGGCGATGAACACCTGGGAGAGCGCAGGCGCAGGACCCCGCCGGCTGGCCCTCGGGCTGGCGCAGGTCGACATCGTGGTACCGACGCACGACGACCTCGGGGCACTCGAGGAGCGGCTCGGGCACTACCGCACGCCATTCCGGAACGACGGGCTCTCCCTCGCGGTCGACGACCCCTGGGGCAGCCTCGTGAAGGTGTCGGCCGCCTCCTAG
- a CDS encoding multidrug effflux MFS transporter, with protein sequence MDAAPPKATSDRLLIAILLAIIPISQIPIDAYTPAIPDMITELGASSTLVQNTVSAYVLGMSIGLLPIGIIADARGRKPTLLVCLALLFVASIGCALTTDVYTLLALRFVQGLGGCATMVIVYAIAADRFRGTRLTSISGLLGASWGLAPVIAPAIGGLLVQYISWRGIFVLIAVSAIAAAAAIVFLLPETLAVEKRTPIDLREIGGVLASTLRRRIFIGLTLVFAVFAVAQLLFGVVAPLLYETQLGLTPGMYGLVALLIGAANLAGELSTAHFATRVSPRVLGFAALVSFSAGAIILSLSGVLVGPHFVWITVGGMLALAGCGALCPLAYGLTLGKFDRNLGLVGGLTSAICYLFVAVTMSAASALPDNSQAPLGFVYVGVAVVGVVLLALCLPGARALRRASGAAADLHAKA encoded by the coding sequence ATGGATGCCGCACCGCCCAAGGCGACCTCGGATCGCCTCCTCATCGCCATTCTGCTGGCGATCATCCCGATCAGCCAGATCCCGATCGACGCCTACACTCCGGCCATCCCCGACATGATCACGGAGCTCGGCGCCAGCTCGACGCTCGTGCAGAACACCGTCTCGGCGTACGTGCTCGGCATGAGCATCGGACTCCTGCCGATCGGCATCATCGCCGACGCGAGGGGCCGGAAACCCACGCTGCTCGTCTGCCTGGCCCTGCTGTTCGTTGCGAGCATCGGCTGCGCGCTGACCACCGACGTCTACACGCTGCTCGCCCTGCGGTTCGTGCAGGGCCTCGGCGGCTGCGCGACCATGGTCATCGTCTACGCGATCGCGGCCGACCGCTTCCGCGGAACCCGGCTGACCTCGATCTCGGGCCTGCTCGGCGCCTCGTGGGGGCTCGCGCCCGTGATCGCCCCCGCGATCGGCGGACTGCTGGTGCAGTACATCTCGTGGCGCGGCATCTTCGTGCTCATCGCCGTCTCGGCGATCGCCGCGGCCGCCGCGATCGTCTTCCTGCTGCCCGAGACGCTCGCCGTGGAGAAGCGCACGCCCATCGACCTGCGGGAGATCGGGGGAGTGCTCGCTTCGACCCTCCGCCGTCGCATCTTCATCGGACTGACGCTCGTCTTCGCCGTCTTCGCTGTGGCGCAGCTGCTCTTCGGGGTGGTCGCGCCGTTGCTCTACGAAACGCAGCTGGGGCTGACCCCGGGGATGTACGGCCTTGTCGCGCTGCTGATCGGTGCTGCGAACCTCGCGGGCGAACTCTCGACGGCGCACTTCGCCACCCGGGTGTCGCCGAGGGTGCTGGGGTTCGCGGCTCTCGTCTCGTTCTCGGCGGGGGCGATCATCCTGAGCCTCAGCGGAGTGCTCGTGGGGCCGCACTTCGTCTGGATCACAGTGGGTGGGATGCTCGCCCTCGCCGGCTGCGGAGCCCTCTGCCCGCTCGCCTACGGTCTCACGCTCGGCAAGTTCGATCGCAACCTCGGCCTGGTCGGCGGGCTGACGAGCGCGATCTGCTACCTGTTCGTGGCGGTCACCATGTCGGCCGCCTCGGCACTTCCGGACAACTCGCAGGCGCCGCTCGGCTTCGTCTACGTGGGGGTGGCGGTCGTGGGTGTGGTGCTGCTGGCGCTCTGCCTGCCCGGTGCGCGGGCGCTGCGCCGCGCATCCGGAGCCGCCGCAGATCTGCATGCGAAAGCATAG
- a CDS encoding LLM class flavin-dependent oxidoreductase: protein MKKKIGFLSFGHYQPVVGSRARTAKDALLQSIELAEAAEELGIDGAYVRVHHFARQLASPFPLLAAMGARTKTIELGTAVIDMRYENPLAMAENAAAADLIASERLQLGMSRGSPETALRGSEAFGYVPAEGETDADLARTHTAIFRAAIAGAGVVHPNPQMSRSTTPLAIEPQSPSLGDRIWWGSGTRATAVWAAEQGMNLQSSTLLTEDTGVPFDELQAEQIQLYRDAWKAAGHLREPRVSVSRSVIPITTDLDRRYFGVGARDDAEDQVGYLDGGIARFGKSYTGEPDVIAAQLAADAAVQAADTVLLTVPNQLGVEYNAHLLESIARYVAPAFGWTPANAVPAAV from the coding sequence ATGAAGAAGAAGATCGGGTTCCTGTCGTTCGGCCACTACCAGCCTGTGGTCGGGTCGCGTGCGCGAACGGCGAAGGATGCTCTGCTGCAGTCGATCGAACTCGCAGAGGCCGCTGAGGAGCTGGGCATCGACGGCGCGTACGTACGCGTGCACCACTTCGCCCGCCAGCTCGCCTCGCCGTTCCCGCTGCTCGCGGCGATGGGCGCACGAACGAAGACGATCGAACTCGGCACGGCCGTGATCGACATGCGGTACGAGAACCCGCTCGCGATGGCCGAGAACGCGGCCGCGGCCGACCTCATCGCCAGCGAGAGACTGCAACTCGGCATGAGCCGCGGCTCGCCCGAGACGGCCCTTCGCGGCTCCGAGGCGTTCGGCTACGTGCCCGCCGAGGGCGAGACGGATGCCGACCTCGCCCGCACGCACACAGCCATCTTCCGCGCCGCCATCGCGGGCGCAGGAGTTGTGCACCCCAACCCGCAGATGTCCCGCTCGACCACGCCGCTGGCCATCGAGCCACAGTCCCCGTCGCTCGGCGACCGCATCTGGTGGGGTTCCGGCACCCGCGCGACCGCCGTCTGGGCGGCCGAGCAGGGCATGAACCTGCAGTCGTCTACCCTGCTCACCGAGGACACTGGCGTGCCGTTCGACGAACTGCAGGCCGAGCAGATCCAGCTCTACCGTGACGCGTGGAAGGCGGCCGGGCACCTCCGCGAGCCCCGCGTCTCTGTCTCCCGCAGCGTCATCCCCATCACGACCGACCTCGACCGCCGCTACTTCGGTGTGGGCGCCCGCGACGACGCCGAAGACCAGGTCGGCTACCTCGACGGCGGGATCGCGCGCTTCGGCAAGAGCTACACCGGCGAGCCCGACGTGATCGCGGCGCAACTCGCGGCCGACGCGGCGGTGCAGGCCGCAGACACCGTGCTGCTCACCGTGCCGAACCAGCTCGGCGTCGAGTACAACGCGCACCTGCTCGAATCGATCGCCCGCTACGTCGCCCCCGCCTTCGGCTGGACCCCGGCGAACGCGGTCCCAGCTGCCGTCTGA
- a CDS encoding YdcF family protein — protein MARLRRAHVVAIILAVVLNLGVVLAGLRLYAYPDTDAPAPTDAVFVIGPPTPTRIAIAQQMVDAGLTSNVIISVPGPGSDSPEFEATALAICSQPQTFTVYCVTPSPFTTQGEARSLQSLAASHGWTSATVITFTPHILRARIIMSRCFTGDLRMVADRAPLGAARWIYEAVYQTSAFVKVLAEPAC, from the coding sequence ATGGCCAGGCTCCGGCGAGCACACGTGGTGGCGATCATCCTCGCCGTCGTGCTGAACCTGGGCGTCGTGCTGGCCGGGCTTCGGTTGTACGCCTACCCCGACACAGACGCCCCGGCGCCGACCGACGCGGTCTTCGTGATCGGTCCGCCGACTCCGACCCGCATCGCGATCGCCCAGCAGATGGTGGATGCCGGACTCACCTCGAACGTCATCATCTCGGTGCCGGGCCCGGGCTCCGACTCCCCCGAATTCGAGGCGACTGCGCTGGCGATCTGCTCGCAGCCCCAGACGTTCACGGTGTACTGCGTCACACCGTCGCCCTTCACAACGCAGGGCGAGGCCCGCTCGCTGCAGTCTCTCGCGGCTTCGCACGGCTGGACATCGGCGACCGTGATCACGTTCACCCCGCACATCCTGCGCGCCCGCATCATCATGTCGCGCTGCTTCACGGGCGACCTCCGCATGGTGGCCGATCGGGCGCCTCTGGGTGCTGCTCGCTGGATCTACGAGGCCGTATACCAGACGTCGGCGTTCGTGAAGGTGCTGGCCGAGCCCGCCTGCTGA
- the purF gene encoding amidophosphoribosyltransferase codes for MCGIVGIVSSEPVNQLVYDSLLLLQHRGQDSTGIATAERDTFHVIKAKGQVREAFRTRDMRSLLGTMGLGHVRYATRGNAGSEQEAQPFYVNAPYGIILVHNGNLTNTRELTQELFHIDRRHLNTDSDTELLLNILAHELQEQVSGLDLDPEQVFNAVSRVHERVEGSYATIAMIAGHGLLAFRDPFGIRPLTLGKRVLESGRDEWVVASESLVMESLGYEVVRDVAPGEAVFITMGGELISKQCAPDARLVPCSFEFVYLARPDSVLSGISVYEARLRLGNRLADTVAQWAPSGDIDVVMPIPDSSRPAAMQVAQKLGIEYREGFYKNRYVGRTFIMPGQAVRKKSVRQKLNAMSTEFKGKNVLIVDDSIVRGTTSKEIVDMARQAGANKVTFASAAPPVRFPHVYGINMPSRDELVAHNRKIPEIAAYMGADHLIYQEVADMQAAIIEGSSVESLEMSCFTGDYVTGTVSPEYLSWVERTQNS; via the coding sequence ATGTGCGGCATCGTTGGCATCGTTTCGTCTGAGCCCGTCAATCAACTCGTCTACGACTCGCTCCTGCTGCTGCAGCACCGCGGCCAGGACTCGACCGGGATCGCCACGGCCGAACGCGACACCTTCCACGTCATCAAGGCGAAAGGCCAGGTGCGGGAGGCCTTCCGCACCCGCGACATGCGGTCGCTGCTCGGCACGATGGGCCTCGGCCACGTGCGCTACGCCACCCGCGGCAACGCCGGCAGCGAGCAGGAGGCGCAGCCGTTCTACGTGAACGCTCCGTATGGGATCATCCTCGTGCACAACGGCAACCTGACGAACACCCGGGAGCTGACGCAGGAGCTCTTCCACATCGACCGTCGCCACCTCAACACCGACAGCGACACCGAACTGCTGCTGAACATCCTCGCCCATGAGCTGCAGGAGCAGGTCTCCGGCCTCGACCTCGACCCGGAGCAGGTCTTCAACGCGGTGTCGCGCGTGCACGAGCGCGTCGAAGGGTCGTACGCCACGATCGCGATGATCGCGGGACACGGGCTGCTCGCCTTCCGGGACCCGTTCGGCATCCGCCCGCTGACGCTCGGCAAGCGCGTGCTCGAATCGGGCCGCGACGAGTGGGTCGTGGCATCCGAGTCCCTCGTGATGGAGAGCCTCGGCTACGAGGTCGTTCGCGACGTCGCCCCGGGTGAGGCCGTGTTCATCACGATGGGCGGCGAGCTGATCTCGAAGCAGTGCGCTCCGGATGCCCGCCTGGTGCCCTGCTCGTTCGAGTTCGTGTATCTGGCCCGCCCCGACTCGGTGCTCTCCGGCATCTCGGTGTACGAGGCGCGCCTGCGTCTTGGAAACCGCCTCGCGGACACGGTCGCGCAGTGGGCTCCGTCGGGCGACATCGACGTGGTCATGCCGATCCCCGACTCCTCCCGGCCCGCCGCCATGCAGGTCGCGCAGAAGCTCGGCATCGAGTACCGCGAGGGGTTCTACAAGAACCGCTACGTCGGCCGAACGTTCATCATGCCCGGCCAGGCCGTGCGCAAGAAGTCGGTCAGGCAGAAGCTGAACGCGATGTCGACCGAGTTCAAGGGCAAGAACGTGCTGATCGTCGACGACTCGATCGTGCGCGGAACGACCTCGAAGGAGATCGTCGACATGGCCCGCCAGGCCGGTGCGAACAAGGTCACCTTCGCCTCCGCCGCGCCACCCGTGCGCTTCCCCCACGTCTACGGCATCAACATGCCCTCGAGGGACGAGCTCGTGGCTCACAATCGCAAGATCCCCGAGATCGCCGCCTACATGGGGGCCGACCACCTGATCTACCAGGAGGTCGCCGACATGCAGGCCGCCATCATCGAAGGGTCTTCGGTCGAGTCGCTCGAGATGAGCTGCTTCACCGGCGACTACGTGACCGGCACCGTCAGCCCCGAGTACCTCTCGTGGGTGGAGCGCACGCAGAACTCCTAG
- a CDS encoding DUF4397 domain-containing protein, whose amino-acid sequence MKTRVLAGLVAGSVAVIGLAVPMSASAATGAKLSVLHAVPDTPVDVYVNGALTLDNFMPGDLAGPLDLAAGTYSVAITAADAADASKPVIGPIDLPLADGGNYTAVAHLKEDGTPTATLYSNDMQTTAAGEGRLTVRHTAAAPAVDVLAGGTAVISGLTNPGEKVLNLPAGTISAAVAAAGTTTPVIGPTDVTVAEGTNTIVYAWGSLSANNLKLAVQTIDGLHGNPSGIPSGTAGLAADNDDTGSLIAGGTAVALLLAAGFVVLMRRRSRANA is encoded by the coding sequence GTGAAAACCAGAGTGCTTGCCGGGTTGGTGGCGGGTTCCGTCGCCGTCATCGGACTGGCCGTGCCAATGAGTGCCAGCGCGGCCACCGGAGCGAAGCTCTCGGTGTTGCACGCCGTACCCGACACACCCGTCGACGTCTACGTCAACGGCGCCCTGACGCTCGACAACTTCATGCCCGGCGACCTGGCCGGCCCGCTCGACCTCGCGGCCGGAACCTACTCGGTGGCCATCACGGCCGCCGACGCTGCAGACGCCTCGAAGCCGGTGATCGGGCCGATCGATCTGCCGCTCGCCGACGGAGGCAACTACACCGCCGTCGCTCACCTGAAGGAAGACGGCACGCCGACGGCGACCCTCTACAGCAACGACATGCAGACCACCGCGGCGGGTGAGGGTCGCCTGACCGTGCGGCACACCGCGGCGGCTCCCGCCGTCGACGTGCTCGCCGGCGGCACTGCAGTCATCAGTGGACTGACGAACCCCGGTGAGAAGGTGCTGAACCTTCCGGCCGGCACCATCTCCGCCGCGGTCGCCGCGGCCGGAACCACCACGCCCGTGATCGGCCCGACCGACGTCACCGTCGCCGAGGGCACGAACACGATCGTCTACGCCTGGGGCAGCCTCTCGGCGAACAACCTCAAGCTTGCCGTGCAGACCATCGACGGACTCCACGGCAACCCGTCGGGCATCCCGAGCGGTACGGCCGGCCTCGCCGCTGACAACGACGACACCGGCTCGCTCATCGCCGGTGGAACTGCTGTGGCTCTGCTGCTCGCCGCCGGGTTCGTCGTGCTGATGCGTCGTCGCAGCCGCGCAAACGCGTAG
- a CDS encoding class F sortase, with the protein MGSLDVRQRLLLLGTALGLTTLALAGCAGSDPVPLGTPMPPVVETSPTPVPTASGAPTASPVPASVPPVPIQRSDPGSQVAPTVVPPTRLTIGAVDIDMAVLPMGVDQAGQMELPEDSGQAGWYRFGPAPADTAGTTVIAAHVDSLEFGLGQFVRLRDIVAGETVTVASADGTEHAYTVSQITRTPKTDVALDQIFDRSGEPRLVLVTCGGVFNRDTGHYLDNVIVTATPVA; encoded by the coding sequence GTGGGATCACTGGATGTTCGGCAGCGCCTGCTCCTCCTCGGGACGGCTCTCGGGCTCACGACGCTCGCGCTCGCGGGGTGCGCCGGTTCCGACCCTGTGCCGCTCGGCACGCCCATGCCTCCGGTCGTCGAGACGTCGCCGACCCCCGTGCCGACCGCATCCGGTGCGCCGACCGCATCCCCGGTGCCGGCATCCGTTCCGCCCGTGCCGATCCAGCGCTCCGATCCCGGTTCGCAGGTGGCGCCGACCGTGGTTCCGCCGACGCGACTGACCATCGGCGCGGTCGACATCGACATGGCCGTGCTGCCGATGGGAGTCGACCAGGCGGGCCAGATGGAACTTCCCGAGGACTCGGGTCAGGCGGGGTGGTACCGGTTCGGGCCCGCGCCGGCCGACACCGCCGGAACCACCGTCATCGCGGCGCACGTCGACTCGCTGGAGTTCGGTCTCGGGCAGTTCGTGCGGCTCCGCGACATCGTGGCGGGGGAGACCGTGACCGTCGCATCCGCCGATGGAACAGAGCACGCCTACACCGTCTCGCAGATCACCCGGACACCGAAGACAGACGTCGCACTCGATCAGATTTTCGATCGGTCGGGGGAGCCTCGTTTGGTGCTGGTGACCTGCGGCGGAGTCTTCAACAGGGACACCGGCCACTACCTCGACAACGTGATCGTGACCGCCACCCCTGTCGCGTGA
- a CDS encoding RNA polymerase sigma factor: MIGESAIIVHAASIGRLSIHQKVHQIVTDQTPDDDEALVQGFIDGDDRALAAVYARWSALVYTLALRSLGDVGEAEDVTQGVFVSAWRSRATFDRNRSRLPSWIVGITRNKIADAHTARSRARALSQQLEATAGPELSEDPGDMADRLLVADELRRLDPVARQVMYLAFYDDLTHVQIAERLTLPLGTVKSHIRRSLEKLKVRLEVNTDAH, translated from the coding sequence GTGATCGGCGAAAGCGCCATCATTGTGCACGCGGCATCCATCGGGCGCCTCAGCATCCACCAGAAAGTCCACCAGATCGTGACAGACCAGACCCCCGACGACGACGAAGCCCTCGTGCAGGGTTTCATCGACGGCGACGACCGTGCGCTCGCCGCGGTCTACGCACGGTGGTCGGCGCTGGTCTACACGCTCGCCCTCCGATCGCTGGGCGACGTCGGCGAGGCCGAAGACGTCACGCAGGGCGTCTTCGTCTCGGCGTGGAGGTCGCGGGCGACCTTCGACCGAAACCGGTCGCGTCTGCCCTCGTGGATCGTCGGAATCACGCGCAACAAGATCGCGGATGCCCACACCGCCCGTTCGCGGGCGCGGGCACTCTCCCAGCAACTCGAAGCAACCGCTGGGCCGGAGCTCTCCGAAGACCCTGGAGACATGGCGGACCGCCTGCTGGTGGCCGATGAGCTCAGAAGGCTCGACCCGGTAGCGCGGCAGGTGATGTACCTGGCGTTCTACGACGATCTGACGCACGTGCAGATCGCAGAGAGACTCACCCTGCCGCTCGGTACGGTGAAGAGCCACATCAGGCGAAGCCTGGAGAAACTGAAAGTCCGGTTGGAGGTGAACACCGATGCACACTGA
- a CDS encoding anti-sigma factor domain-containing protein produces MHTDPDILALLALGEPAGTDTDRAHIEACPDCAATLDAFTGAAAAGRSSSSVPTLVSPHGRVWEQVARAVAAEASVPERAAAPEGAAAPERAAAPESVGAPEHPVERPAVSVRPRSKRSRFPVRWLALAAALVLAATVGGVVTTLALQPRGDSTPGTGISVLARAALTALPAWPGASGDAVVESNGSETSMVVSVNAATDRPDTYREVWLLSADLTKLVSLGLLAGDSGTFAIPTDLDMSQYSIVDVSSEPLDGNPAHSSDSIVRGSFSS; encoded by the coding sequence ATGCACACTGATCCCGACATCCTCGCGCTGCTCGCCCTCGGCGAGCCCGCGGGCACCGACACCGACCGGGCGCACATCGAGGCCTGCCCCGACTGCGCCGCGACGCTCGACGCCTTCACCGGGGCGGCCGCCGCGGGTCGCTCCAGCTCATCGGTGCCCACTCTCGTCTCGCCGCACGGGAGGGTGTGGGAACAGGTCGCCCGGGCCGTGGCTGCGGAGGCCTCGGTGCCGGAACGAGCCGCCGCACCGGAGGGTGCCGCCGCGCCGGAACGTGCCGCCGCACCGGAGAGTGTCGGCGCGCCGGAACACCCTGTCGAGCGGCCGGCTGTCTCCGTACGGCCGAGATCGAAGCGCAGCCGTTTCCCGGTGCGCTGGCTGGCCCTCGCTGCCGCGCTCGTGCTCGCCGCCACCGTCGGTGGGGTCGTCACCACCCTCGCGCTTCAGCCGCGGGGGGACTCCACTCCGGGTACGGGCATCTCCGTGCTGGCCCGCGCGGCCCTCACCGCGCTGCCCGCCTGGCCGGGTGCCAGCGGTGACGCTGTGGTCGAGTCGAACGGATCCGAGACCTCCATGGTCGTCTCCGTCAACGCGGCCACCGACCGCCCCGACACCTACCGCGAAGTCTGGCTGTTGAGCGCCGACCTGACGAAGCTGGTCAGTCTCGGGCTTCTCGCAGGCGATTCAGGAACCTTCGCCATCCCCACCGACCTCGACATGTCGCAGTACTCCATCGTCGATGTCTCCTCGGAACCTCTCGACGGCAACCCGGCCCACTCCTCGGACTCGATCGTGCGCGGCAGCTTCTCGTCCTGA
- the purM gene encoding phosphoribosylformylglycinamidine cyclo-ligase: protein MTNSYAAAGVDTRAGDLAVELMKSAVSRTHGPNVVGGFGGFAGLFDVSALKSFRKPLLATSTDGVGTKVAIAQALDKHDTIGQDLVGMVVDDIVVVGARPLFMTDYIACGKVVPSRIAEIVAGIARACSDTGTALVGGETAEHPGLLGPDDYDVAGAATGAVEADALLGPERVVDGDVVLALESSGLHSNGFSLVRHILSGASIAYTSTSDELGGLVGEALLEPTRLYTSPLLRVLDDATLAGAVHSLSHVTGGGIAANLARVLPRGSWVEVDRSTWSPLPVFRVLGAWAGTTLESAEGTWNLGIGMFAVVSYASAAAVSAALVADGIRTWPVGVVSTAVRDFAGAGFEQGAKGVDGGAVRLVGAYAS, encoded by the coding sequence ATGACGAACAGCTATGCCGCCGCCGGCGTCGACACCCGGGCCGGAGACCTCGCGGTCGAACTGATGAAGTCCGCGGTCTCCCGCACGCACGGTCCGAACGTGGTCGGCGGGTTCGGCGGGTTCGCGGGGCTGTTCGACGTCTCCGCGCTCAAATCGTTCCGCAAGCCGTTGCTCGCGACATCCACCGACGGCGTCGGCACCAAGGTCGCCATTGCGCAGGCCCTCGACAAGCACGACACCATCGGGCAGGACCTGGTGGGCATGGTCGTCGACGACATCGTCGTGGTCGGCGCGCGCCCCCTCTTCATGACGGACTACATCGCCTGCGGCAAGGTGGTGCCGTCCCGCATCGCCGAGATCGTGGCCGGAATCGCCCGCGCCTGCTCCGACACGGGCACGGCGCTCGTCGGGGGAGAGACGGCCGAGCATCCGGGGCTCCTCGGGCCTGACGACTACGACGTGGCAGGGGCCGCGACCGGTGCGGTCGAGGCGGATGCCCTGCTCGGCCCCGAGCGTGTCGTCGACGGCGACGTGGTGCTGGCGCTCGAGTCGTCGGGGCTGCACTCGAACGGGTTCTCGCTGGTGCGCCACATCCTGAGCGGAGCATCCATCGCGTACACGTCGACCTCCGACGAGCTCGGCGGCCTCGTGGGCGAGGCCCTGCTCGAACCGACCCGCCTGTACACCTCGCCGCTGCTGCGGGTTCTGGATGATGCCACCCTCGCCGGAGCCGTGCACTCCCTCTCGCACGTGACCGGTGGCGGCATCGCGGCGAACCTCGCCCGGGTGCTGCCGCGCGGCTCATGGGTCGAGGTGGACCGTTCGACGTGGTCGCCGCTGCCCGTGTTCCGCGTGCTGGGCGCCTGGGCCGGAACCACGCTGGAGAGCGCGGAGGGCACCTGGAACCTCGGGATCGGGATGTTCGCGGTGGTCTCGTACGCGTCTGCGGCGGCCGTGTCGGCGGCGCTCGTCGCCGACGGCATCCGCACCTGGCCGGTCGGGGTGGTCTCGACCGCCGTCCGCGACTTCGCGGGCGCGGGCTTCGAGCAGGGCGCCAAGGGTGTCGACGGCGGCGCCGTGCGCCTCGTCGGCGCCTACGCGTCCTGA